A section of the Trichocoleus sp. genome encodes:
- a CDS encoding TM2 domain-containing protein gives MTSPSTIPGAEKKLAAGICGILLGCLGVHKFILGYTTEGVIMLLVTLLTCGIGSPIMGIIGLVEGIMYLSKSDEEFVGTYVTTKKGWF, from the coding sequence ATGACAAGTCCTAGCACCATTCCCGGAGCCGAAAAGAAATTAGCTGCCGGAATCTGCGGTATTCTATTAGGCTGCCTCGGTGTCCACAAGTTCATTTTGGGCTACACCACGGAAGGCGTTATTATGCTGTTGGTGACACTGCTAACTTGCGGCATTGGTAGCCCCATTATGGGCATTATTGGTTTAGTGGAAGGGATCATGTATCTCTCCAAATCAGACGAAGAGTTTGTTGGCACGTACGTTACGACCAAAAAGGGCTGGTTTTAA
- a CDS encoding DUF2752 domain-containing protein — protein sequence MFFQSKVQLSAAARRIRWGFLGATTTPIVGAFLYNQGYQVPFLGCPIRHLTGIPCPTCGMTRSFMAIARGDLHQAVAYHLFSPLVFLFFVVAAIHLALELRLQRRIHTIYIQLIQNRRLQISTLLLFLGYYAIRLYFLAQSGELYPAMVRSPLGQLLF from the coding sequence GTGTTTTTCCAATCTAAGGTTCAGCTATCCGCAGCGGCTCGCCGAATTCGTTGGGGATTTTTAGGGGCAACCACTACACCGATCGTCGGTGCTTTTCTCTACAACCAGGGCTACCAAGTCCCTTTTTTAGGCTGTCCGATTCGCCATCTCACCGGAATTCCCTGCCCCACCTGCGGCATGACTCGATCGTTCATGGCAATTGCTCGCGGTGATCTTCATCAAGCAGTTGCCTATCATTTATTTAGTCCGCTAGTATTTCTGTTTTTTGTGGTTGCAGCAATACACTTAGCATTAGAGCTACGATTGCAGCGACGAATTCATACCATTTATATCCAACTCATTCAGAACCGCCGCCTCCAGATCTCAACCCTTTTGCTCTTCCTGGGATATTACGCAATTCGGCTCTATTTTCTGGCGCAGTCTGGCGAGCTTTATCCGGCAATGGTTCGATCGCCACTTGGTCAGCTTTTATTTTGA
- a CDS encoding heavy metal translocating P-type ATPase produces the protein MQLIPEKPPITSELSEPSLETFTLDVGGMKCAGCVRAVENELKQQPGVMGAIVNLVTEVALVECESGQVDPKNLTAKLTEAGFPSSLRYSDDASENKPGQSPAERQQQETRQQIRRATIAILLVALSAIGHLHQFGWVSLPGLSNIWFHWGLATLALLFPGRSIITEGWRGLRRNAPNMNTLVGLGTLTAYTASLIALLFPNLGWECFFDEPVMLVGFILLGRTLEQQARSKAAAALQSLIALQPTIARLIPINPQSPTPDPATAAEIPASQVKVGEWLQVLPGEKIPVDGEVVAGQTTINEAMLTGEAIPVEKQPGDLVAAGTLNLSGVIALKATRTGKDTTLAQIIQLVETAQTRKAPIQGLADTVAGYFTYGVMTIATLTFLFWYFIGTNLWADQLAHMGHWAIGAEHALMHNHSSVLPQPSPLLLSLKLAIAVLVIACPCALGLATPTAILVGSGIGAERGLLIRGGDILEKVHQLQTIVFDKTGTLTIGHPTITDCLSFLSALSSAELLQLAATVESGTQHPLATAIQQQAQQQELPILAAKDFYTESGLGARAQIAGQQVVVGSQSWLDRFGIAIEEVVQTQAQSLAAAGKSIVYVGQNGQLAGLIAAQDTLRSDAKTTVDRLQQMGLRVMLLTGDQPAAAQSIAQTLGLAAQNVLANVRPDEKASTIAQLQQQGKQVAMIGDGINDAPALAQADVGIALYSGTDVAMETAGIVLMRDRLGDVVEAIRLSRATFNKIRQNLFWAFIYNAFGIPVAAGFLLPSMGIALSPAAAGAFMAFSSVSVVTNSLLLRRGWGAGVKGSAQAS, from the coding sequence ATGCAGCTTATCCCAGAGAAACCCCCAATCACATCTGAGCTATCTGAGCCAAGCCTGGAAACCTTCACCCTGGATGTGGGTGGCATGAAGTGTGCCGGGTGTGTCAGAGCCGTTGAAAACGAGTTGAAGCAACAGCCCGGTGTCATGGGGGCGATCGTCAATTTAGTGACTGAGGTGGCGCTGGTTGAGTGCGAATCGGGTCAGGTTGATCCGAAAAACTTGACCGCAAAACTGACCGAGGCAGGCTTTCCCAGTTCCTTGCGCTACAGCGATGATGCCTCAGAAAACAAACCAGGGCAAAGTCCGGCAGAACGACAGCAGCAAGAAACGCGCCAGCAAATTCGTCGTGCCACGATCGCCATTCTCCTGGTTGCCCTGTCTGCAATTGGGCATTTGCATCAATTTGGCTGGGTCAGCTTACCGGGGCTGAGCAACATCTGGTTTCACTGGGGTTTAGCAACGCTGGCTCTTTTGTTTCCGGGGCGATCGATCATTACAGAAGGTTGGCGGGGTCTGCGGCGCAATGCTCCCAATATGAATACGCTCGTCGGGCTGGGAACCCTGACTGCCTATACTGCCAGCCTGATCGCCCTCCTGTTTCCAAACCTGGGATGGGAATGCTTCTTCGATGAGCCTGTGATGCTGGTCGGCTTCATTCTGCTTGGTCGTACCCTGGAACAGCAAGCGAGAAGCAAAGCCGCTGCTGCACTCCAATCACTGATCGCCCTCCAACCCACGATCGCCCGTCTAATTCCCATCAATCCTCAATCTCCTACCCCTGACCCTGCCACAGCCGCAGAAATTCCTGCCAGCCAAGTGAAAGTAGGCGAATGGCTGCAAGTCCTCCCCGGCGAGAAGATCCCGGTGGATGGCGAAGTGGTTGCCGGACAGACCACCATTAACGAAGCAATGTTAACCGGAGAAGCCATTCCTGTTGAAAAACAGCCCGGTGATCTGGTTGCTGCCGGAACTCTGAACCTCTCTGGAGTGATTGCCCTTAAAGCGACTCGTACTGGAAAAGACACGACCCTAGCGCAGATCATTCAGCTCGTCGAAACTGCCCAAACCCGCAAAGCTCCCATTCAAGGGCTCGCAGACACCGTTGCTGGATACTTTACTTATGGCGTCATGACGATCGCCACGCTCACTTTCTTGTTCTGGTACTTCATTGGGACAAATCTCTGGGCAGATCAGCTGGCTCACATGGGGCACTGGGCGATCGGCGCAGAACATGCCCTGATGCACAATCATTCATCTGTTCTCCCGCAGCCCTCCCCTCTCCTCCTCAGCCTCAAGCTGGCAATTGCTGTCCTGGTGATTGCTTGTCCTTGTGCACTGGGCTTGGCAACGCCGACTGCCATTCTGGTGGGTTCAGGAATTGGGGCAGAGCGGGGTTTGCTAATTCGTGGCGGCGATATCTTAGAGAAAGTGCATCAACTGCAAACGATCGTCTTTGATAAAACAGGAACGCTGACGATCGGGCATCCCACCATCACAGACTGTCTATCTTTCCTGTCAGCCCTTTCATCCGCTGAACTGCTTCAGCTTGCAGCAACAGTTGAGAGTGGTACACAACATCCCTTAGCGACAGCAATCCAACAGCAAGCACAACAGCAGGAATTACCGATCCTGGCAGCAAAGGATTTCTACACTGAATCAGGATTAGGCGCTAGAGCACAAATTGCTGGTCAGCAGGTCGTTGTTGGTAGTCAAAGCTGGCTCGATCGATTTGGCATTGCGATCGAGGAAGTAGTTCAAACCCAAGCACAGAGCCTGGCAGCGGCAGGAAAATCAATCGTTTATGTAGGGCAAAACGGGCAACTCGCTGGACTCATTGCGGCTCAAGATACGCTCCGTTCTGATGCCAAAACCACCGTCGATCGCCTCCAGCAAATGGGATTACGGGTGATGCTGTTAACTGGAGATCAGCCTGCCGCTGCCCAATCGATCGCCCAGACCCTCGGCTTAGCTGCACAGAACGTTCTCGCAAATGTCCGTCCAGACGAAAAAGCCAGCACGATCGCCCAACTCCAGCAGCAAGGAAAGCAGGTCGCGATGATTGGTGACGGCATTAATGATGCGCCTGCGCTGGCTCAAGCGGATGTCGGCATTGCCCTTTATTCGGGAACTGATGTGGCAATGGAAACGGCAGGCATTGTTTTGATGCGCGATCGGCTTGGTGATGTCGTAGAAGCGATCCGCCTCAGCCGCGCTACCTTCAACAAAATCCGCCAAAATCTCTTTTGGGCGTTCATCTACAATGCCTTTGGTATTCCGGTTGCTGCCGGATTCCTCCTCCCCAGTATGGGAATTGCCCTCAGTCCTGCTGCCGCCGGAGCGTTTATGGCATTTAGCTCAGTCAGCGTTGTCACAAATTCGCTGTTGCTGAGGAGAGGCTGGGGAGCAGGGGTTAAGGGTTCAGCCCAAGCAAGTTAA